The Thermobifida halotolerans sequence GGTCGTCGTCACCGGGGCCGTTGCCCGCGCCGGGGAACTGCCGGTTCCAGTGGCCCGACAGGCTCCACCCGCTGTACTCGTGGTTGCCGGGGGTGGTGATGTGGTTCATCGTGGCGCTCTCGTCCCCGACGGCGGCGTACCACTCGGCCCACTCGGAGTCGGAGTTGGCGCTGTTGACCAGGTCGCCCGAGTGGACGGTGAGCGCGGCGTCGGGGGCGGCGGCGTAGGCGGCGCGGACGGTCGGGGCCGCCCCGCCGGTGATGTCGTTCTGCACGTCGCCCAGGTAGAGGAAGGTGAACGGTTCGGCGGTGGCGGAGGCGGTGGTGAACTCGAACCAGTCGCTCCAGGAGGTTCCGTCGCCGATCCGGTAGCGGTAGTCGGTCGCGGGGGTCAGTCCGGTGAGCGTCGCGACGTGGTAGCGGCCGCCGCCCGCGGTGCCGGTGCTGCTGCCCTCGACGGTGACGGTCGCGCCGCCGGAGACCGCTCCGTACTCCAGGTGGGAGACGCTGACGCCGGTGGCGGTGCGCCAGGTGACGGTCTGGGAGGTGGCGGGGGTGGCGGTGGGGGAGAGGGTGACGCGCTCCGCGACGCCGGGGTCGGCCGCAGCCGGGGCGGGGACCGCGACGACTCCCGTGCCGAGGACGGCGGAGCCGAGGAGGGCGAGGAGTCCGGCGCGGGCGGCCGGGCGGGAACGGAACGAGCGGACGGAGGAGGACATCATCTGCGACTCCCGGTGGGACGAGCGGGTGGACCGCCCGGAGGACGTGTGCCGCGTCTCCGGGCGGTTTCGTTCCGTGACGGAAGTTAACGCCGACGGGCGACGTGCCGGTGAATGCCCGTCAACCGTCCGCCCGCCTCCGCGGTGCCGTTGGGTTGCCTGCGGGGGAACGGCTCACAGCCAGCCCCTGACCTTCTCGATCAGCGCGACCGGGTCGTCGGAGAAGGGGATCAGGTTGAGGTGGGTGACCCCGGCCTCGCGGAACGCCTCGACGCGTTCGCGGACGTAGGACTCGGGACCGACCAGGTTGGTCAGCTCCACCATCTCCTCGGGCACCGCCGCGGCGGCCTCCTCCTTCTTCCCGGACAGGTAGAGGTCCTGGATGCGCTCGGCGGCCTCCTCGTAGCCGTAGCGGCGGGCCACCGAGTTGTAGAAGTTCTTCCCCCGGGCGCCCATGCCGCCGACGTACAGCGCGATCATGGGGCGGGCGAAGTCCAGCAGCCTCTTGGTCTCCTCGCCCTCGCCGATCGCGACCATGCCGCCCGCGGCGATCTGGAGTTCGCCCAGGTCGGCGGAGCGCCTGGCGCGGCCCGCGGCCAGGGAGTCGCCCCACACGTCGCGGGCCTTCTCCGGGATGAACAGGTGGGGCAGCCAGCCGTCGGCGATCTCGGCGGTCATCTCGACGTTCTTGGCGCCCAGGGACGCCACGAACACCGGGATGCGGTCGCGCACCGGATGGTTGATGATCTTGAGCGGCTTGCCCAGGCCGGTGCCCTGCTCCGGCGGCAGGGGCAGGGTGAAGACCGTGCCCTCGTGGGTCAGCGGGGCCTCGCGCGCCCACACCTTGCGGCAGATCTCGATGACCTCCCGGGTGCGGGCGAGCGGTCTGGTGTAGGGCACCCCGTGCCAGCCCTCGATGACCTGCGGGCCGCTCGCGCCCAGGCCGAGTACGGCGCGGCCACCGGAGAGGTAGTCCAGGCCCGCGGCGGTCTGCGCAATCAGGGTGGGGGTGCGCGAGTACAGCGGCAGGATCGCCGAGCCGATGTTGACGCGTTCGGTGCGGGCGGCGAGGTAGCCCATCAGGGTGGGGCCGTCGAAGCCGTAGAGTTCGGCCACCCACACGGTGTCCAGGCCGACCTTCTCCAGTTCGACCACCTGGTCGACGGTCCTCCTGATGTCTCCCGAGTAGTTCAACGGCATGGAGATCTGCATGGGAAAGCCTCCGCTGTCCGGTGCGCCAGAATCCCGACCATGCTACTACCGAGTAGCTTTCTGGTCGGGGAACGGAAGAACCCCCGGAGGGTCCGGACCGGACCGCCCCGGGGGCCGTGGACACAGAAAGCCGCCGCGTCAGGCGTAGGAATGCTGCTCGTCCGGGAACACCCCGGTCACGACCTCGTCGGCGAAGCCCTTGGCGGCGTCCCGCAGTCCCGCGGCGAGATCGGCGTAGGGCTTGACGAACTTGGCCACCCGCGGCGACAGCCCCGCCATGTCCTGCCACACCAGCACCTGCGCGTCCGTTCCCGGCCCCGCGCCGATCCCGATGGTCGGAATGGTCAGCTGCTGGGTGATCTCGGCGGCCAACCGGGCCGGGACGCACTCCAGGACCACCGAGAACGCGCCCGCGCGCTCCAGCTCCTTGGCGTCGGAGAGCAGGGCCTCGGCCGCCTCGTGGCTGCGCCCCTGGACGCGGTAACCGCCCAGGGCGTTGACCGACTGCGGGGTCAGACCGATGTGGCCCATCACCGGGATGCCGGCTGAGACCAGCGCCTCCACCTGGGGAGTGACCCGGTGGCCGCCCTCCAGCTTGACGGCCTGGGCGCCGCCCTCCTTCATCAGCCGGGCGGCCGAGGCCAGCGCCTGCTCGGGCCCGGCCTGGTAGGAGCCGAAGGTCAGGTCGGCCACCACCAGCGCCCGCCTGGACGCCCGCGACACCGCCGCGGTCAGCGGCACCATGTCGTCGATGGTGACGGGGATGGTGGAGTCGTAGCCGAAGACGACCATGGCGGCGGAGTCGCCCACCAGCAGCACCGGGATACCCGCCTCGTCGAAGATCCGCGCCGTCAGCGCGTCGTAGGCGGTGAGCATCGGCCAGCGCTCGCCGCGCTGCTTGGCCGCGGCCAGGTCGTGGACGGTGACACGACGGTTCGAGGTGCCGCCGTACAGGGCGGGAGTGGGGGTTGTGGGGTTCATCTGTGCGTTTCCTCCGTTGTCTCGAAGCGCCGTCAAGGCGTCCCCGGACGTGTCGGTCGCGGTCGGCGCGGGTGCGCCGGACATCCTCATCATGGCACGCATGATTTGCGTTGTTCTACCGGATGAAACTGATTTGTCGTTTTGTTTCGTCCGGACGCGCGTGAGAGTCGTCACCGCGGATACGCACAGCACAGGGGCCCCCGCCGCGGAGTCGCGGACACCGCCGGGGGAGGCGGTGCGGCCCGCCCGGAGCGGCGGGGAGGGGCCGACGGGGCCACCCGCCCTCGCGGGCGGGGGACCGTCACAGTGTCGGCAGGTAGCGCTGCAGCTCGTAGGGGGTCACCTGGCGGCGGTAGGCCTGCCACTCCGCCTTCTTGTTGCGCAGGAAGAAGTCGAACACGTGCTCGCCGAGCGCCTCGGCGACCAGCTCGCTGTTCTCCATCGCCCGCAGCGCCTCGTCCAGGCTCTGCGGCAGCGGGGTGATGCCCAGCGCCCGGCGCTCGGCGTCGGTGAGCGCCCACACGTCGTCGGCGGCGCCCGGAGGAAGCTCGTAGCCCTCCTCGATCCCCTTCAGCCCGGCGGCCAGGACCACCGCGAAGGCCAGGTAGGGGTTGCACGCCGAGTCCAGCGAGCGGAACTCGATCCGGGTGGAGTTGCCCTTGCGGGGCTTGTACATCGGCACGCGCACCAGCGCGGAGCGGTTGTTGTGCCCCCAGCACACGTACGCGGGCGCCTCACCGCCCGCCCCGGCCGAGGCCGCGGCGTTGTCCCACAGCCGCTTGTAGGAGTTGACGAACTGGTTGCACACCGCCGTGATCTCGGCGGCGTGCCGCAGCACGCCCGCGATGAACCCGCGGCCGATCTTGGACAGCTGGTACTCGGCCCCCGGCTCGTAGAAGGCGTTGCGGTCCCCCTCGAACAGCGACATGTGGGTGTGCATGCCGGAACCGGGGAACTCGGTGAACGGCTTGGGCATGAAGGTGGCGTAGATGCCCTGCTCCAGGGCCACCTCCTTCATCACCAGCCGGAAGGTCATGATGTTGTCGGCGGTGGTCAGGGCGTCGGCGTAGCGCAGGTCGATCTCCTGCTGGCCGGGGCCGCCCTCGTGGTGGCTGAACTCCACCGAGATGCCCATGTCCTCGAGCATCATGATGGCGTTGCGGCGGAAGTCGTGCGCGCTGTTGTGCGGCGTGTGGTCGAAGTAGCCGCCGTCGTCGTTCGGCTCGGGGAACTCGCCGTACTCGGGCTTCTTCTTCAGCAGGTAGAACTCGATCTCGGGATGCGTGTAGAACGTGAAACCGAGATCCGAGGCCCGGCTCAGCTGCCGCTTGAGCACGTTGCGCGGATCGGCGTAGCTGGGCGAGCCGTCGGGCATCAGGATGTCGCAGTACATGCGCGCGGTCCCGTGCGGCTCGTTGCGCCACGGCAGCACCTGGAACGTGGTGGGATCGGGCTGGGCGAGCATGTCCGACTCGTGCACCCGGGCGAATCCCTCGATCGCCGAGCCGTCGAAGCCGATGCCCTCGGCGAAGGCGGCCTCCAGTTCGGCGGGGGCCACCGCGACCGACTTGAGGTAACCGAGCACGTCGGTGAACCACAGTCGCACGAAGCGGATATCGCGCTCCTCAAGCGTGCGGAGCACGAATTCCTGCTGTCGGTTCACGGTCCACCTTCCTCGTTTGGTTTCGTGGGATGTCTGACGCGTTCATACCAGACTCCCCACCGTCAGTGTGCCCTGCGGGCGTTACCACGACGTTAAGCGAGGCCGTCCTCGGCACCCCTACCCGCTGTGAGCCGACCGCAACACCCGTGGTCGGGGCCACGGGAACGCCGGGAGGAGTCGGGCGTTAGGCTCATTGTCGTGGCACAACTGCGATTGGCTATGGCCCAGGTCAACCCTACTGTGGGAGACCTGGAAGGAAACTGCGGGATCGTCGTCGAGCACGCGCGCCGGGCGGCCGAGGCAGGGGCTCACCTGGTGGTGTTTCCCGAGATGATGGTCACCGGATACCCGGTGGAGGACCTCGCGCTGCGCAGGACCTTCGTCGACGCCTCCATCGAGGCCGTGCACGCCCTGGCCGGGCGGCTCTCCTCCGAGGGACTGGGCGAGCTTCCCGTCGCCGTCGGCTACCTGAGCCGCCGCAGGGGAGCCGCGACCACCGCGCTGGGCCAGCCGGTCGGGGCCCCGCAGAACGCGGTGGCCCTGCTGCACCGGGGGCGGGCGGTCTTCACCTCCGCCAAGCACCACCTGCCCAACTACGGGGTGTTCGACGAGTTCCGCCACTTCGTCCCCGGAGACGTCCTCCCGGTGGTGCGGCTGCACGGCATCGACACGGCCTTCGTGGTCTGCGAGGACCTGTGGCAGGACGGCGGCCCGGTCGCCGCCGTGCGCGAGTCCGGGGCCACCCTGCTGGTGGTGCTGAACGGGTCGCCGTACGAGCGCGACAAGGGGGACGCGCGGCTGGAGTTGTGCGCCCGCCGCGCCCGCGAGGCCGACGTGGCACTGGCCTACGTCAACATGGTCGGCGGCCAGGACGAACTGGTCTTCGACGGCGACTCCCTGGTCGTGGACGCCGCCGGGGACCTGGTCGCGCGCGCCCCGCGGTTCGAGGAGGCGCTTTTGGTGGCGGACCTGGAACTGCCGGGGGCGGAGGGACCGGGCATGTGGGGCGCGGCGGCGGAGGCCGACGGCATCACCATCGAACGCCACCTGATCTCCGACTCCCCGCTGCCGCCCTACCGGCCGCTGCCCAACCCCGTGGCCCCGCGCCCGGACGACCTCGGCGAGGTCTACGCGGCCCTGGTGCTGGCCACCCGCGACTACGTCCGCAAGAACCGGTTCCCCTCGGTGATCCTGGGGCTGTCCGGCGGTATCGACTCGGCGCTGACCGCCACCATCGCCGCCGACGCGCTCGGACCGGAGCGGGTCCACGGCGTGCTCATGCCGAGCCGCTACTCCAGCGACCACTCGGTCTCCGACGCCGAGGAACTGGTGCGCCGCCAGGGGATCAACGGGCGCACCGTCGCGGTGGGGCCGATGATCGAGGCGTTCGAGAAGGCCGTGGAGATCGACGGTCTGGCCGCGGAGAACCTGCAGGCCCGGGTGCGCGGCCAGTTGCTGATGACGCTGTCCAACCAGGAGGGCCACCTGGTGCTGACCACGGGCAACAAGAGCGAGCTGGCGTCGGGCTACTCCACCCTCTACGGCGACTCCGCGGGCGGCTTCGCGCCGATCAAGGACGTCTGGAAGACCCTGGTGTGGGAGCTGGCGCGGTGGCGCAACGCCGAGGCCGAGCGGCTGGGGCGGACCCCGCCGATCCCGGAGGAGTCCATCACCAAGCCGCCCAGCGCGGAGCTGCGGCCGGGGCAGTTGGACACCGACTCCCTGCCGGACTACCAGATCCTGGACGCGCTGCTGGACGACTACGTGGGCACCGACCTGGGGCGTGCCGAGCTGGTCGCGGCCGGACACCACCCCGAACTGGTGGACCGGGTCATCCGCATGGTCGACCGGGCCGAGTACAAGCGCCGCCAGTACCCGCCGGGACCCAAGATCAGCAAGCGCAACTTCGGTCGGGACCGGCGGTTGCCGATCACCAACCGGTCGACAGTCTGACCTCCGTTGGCTCCGGCGGCGGTGGAGGCCCGCCCGCGGTCCACCGCCGCCGGAGCCGTTCTCACCAGAACACGGCCACGCCGATGTTGAGCAGGGTCAGCAGACCGGCGGCCAGCGCCAGGCGCGGGGAGGGCCCGCGCACGTTGAGGACGGCCAGCACGACCACGGCGAGGTTCACGACCAGTTTGACGCCGATCTTGACGTGGTCGACGGCGCCGAGGTCGCCCATCTCCCGCAGGCCCACCAGCAGCAGGCCGATGACCAACTGGGTCAGGGCGCTGTGCAGCAGCACCTTGGGGGCCTTGGCGTAACCGCCCATCTGCTGCATCAGCCAGCCGGAGACGATCCCGGCCAGGGCCACGAAGTGAAGGAAGACAAGCGCGGAGTAGACGATTTCCATACCCCGCACACTACTACGTCACGTAGTTGTCAATTTCCGGGCAACGGCGCTTTCCGGACGGTGCGGTGCCGCCCCGGGAGGGGAGCCGGGGCGGCACCGCGGGAGAGGGACACGGCGGGCGGGGGATCACGGGAGGGGGTGCGCCACCCGCCGACGCCTGCTTCGGACCGGCCGGTCACCTCCTTTCCGAAGGGGTCCGGGCGGTGGTCGGGAGGCGGCTCACCGCCAGGAGCCGGTGAAGGTCCGGGAGCAGCCGCCGCTGTCGTCGGCCACGGCGGACCTGTTGTCCCCGTTCTCCCACTCCACGGTGCCGTCGGGGTTGATCTTGACGTACTTGTAGTCGAACCGGGTCCCCTCGGGGAGGGAGACCTGTCCCTTCCAGACGGGGTAGGTGCTCCCGTCGGTGTTGAGCTTCAGGCCGTCGGCGGGGTTCCAGGAGCCCAGTTCGGGGATGGAGCCCACCACGTGGACCTCCTGGCCGTACCAGGTGGTGACGGTGGCGTCGAAGCGGGAGTCGATGACGGAGCACTCGCCGCCCGGGGGAGGCGGTTCGGAGGAGCAGCCGTCGGGGTCCTCGCACTCGCCCAGGGCCCCGACGTGCAGCGCGACCGCGCCGTTGGCCGGGACGGAGGCGGTGAACCGGCCGTCGGACACCTCATAACTGGGCGCGTCGCACACGCCGTCGACGAAGGTGCCGTTGGCCACGTCGCAGTAGGTCCCGTCGGGCAGGTCGGTGGAGAAGGTGCGCGTCCAGGCGCTGCCCGTGGCGTTGAAGGCGGCGTAGCCCGCGGAACCGCGCGCGAACGCCAGCCGTCCGTCGCCGTCGGTGACGGTGCCGCCGATGCCGTGCCCGTCCACCGCGTTGCGGAAGGACACCATGCCCGCGACGGCGCGGTGCTCGCACACCCACCGCGAGGCGGAGCAGTCGGTGGGGTCGGTGGTGCCGTCCGCGCTCATGGGCGGTCCCGTGTCGGTGCTGCCGGACCAGGTGTAGCTGGACATCACCTTGGGGGTGCCGTAGGGGTGGGCCAGCATGAACGACTGCGCCAGGTCGTAGCGCGCCCCGTCGGTGTGGGTGAGGATCGGGTCGCTGCGCTGGGTGTCGTGGTTGGCGACGAACACCACGGCCTTGTCACCCGGGGTCAGACCGCCGCCCAGTCCGCTCAGGTGGGCGATGTTGCCGTCGTCGAAGGCGTGGCTGATGTCGCGGTGGTACTGGAACTCGGTGACGTCCCCCATGGGGGTGTAGGAGCCGGTGCCGATCGTGCCGTCGGCGATGACCTCCTGGAAGACGTACGGCTTGCCGCCGCCCCAGTCGGCGTGGACGTCGTCCAGCCGCGAGACGATCGCCTGGACGTCGGCCTCGGGCACGTGCTTGGCCGCGTCGAGGCGGAAGCCCGCCACGCCGATGCCGACCAGGTCGTTGAGGTAGGCCGCGACCCGGTCGCGGACGTGGTCGGAGGAGGTGTCCAGGTCGGACAGTCCGACCAGTTCGCAGTTCTGCACCTCCCACTTGTCGTTCCAGTTGGCGATGTCGCGGCGGCAGTCGCCGAAGTGCTGGCTCTGGTAGATGCCCGGGTAGTCGTACTTGCTGTAGCTGGACCCCGCGCTGCCGGGGCCGGCGCCGATGGAACCGGTGCCGCTCATGTGGTTGATGATCGCGTCGACGTAGATCTTCACCCCGGCGTCGCGGCAGCGGTCGACCATGTCGACGAAGTCGGCCCGGGTGCCGCGGCGGGTCTGGTCGAGTCGGTAGGAGACCGGCTGGTAGTCCTGCCACCAGGGGTAGCCCTGGCCGGACAGCACCACGTGCTCCTGCGGCGGTGAGACCTGCACCGCGCCGAACCCGTTGGGGCCCAGTGTGCTCTCGCACTCCTCGGCGACCGACTCCCAGCGCCACTGGAAGAGGTGGACGATGACGTCCCTGTCCCCGGACGGCGCGGCATGAGCGGGGGAGGCCGCGACGGTCAGGGGGATCAGGGACAACGCGAAGCCCAGCACGGCCGCGAGTACCGCGGCCAGGGGTCTGCGAACTCCCATCAAACGCTCCAATACGGATAGGGGATCCACTCCTGAAAGCTGCCTTGCAGTTTGTGCAAGCTTTGCAAGAACTTTCAGGGTGAGACGAAGATAACAACCGGCGGTCGGTTTGTGAACCGTCGCCCGTGGAATCTCGCTGATTGTCCGAAAGTGGGAGTTTGTGGGGGTTTTGTCGGGATCACGAAGGGGGAAGGTGGCGGGAAGAAGCGGGGGAAGAGGCGTAGAGCGTTTGAGAAATGCCCGCAAAAACCGCAACAACTTGCAGAAATCTCGCTGTGAGAAGCGACCGGCCGAGACACGGAGGGAGCGCCCGGGACACGCTCCCGACCCCCCGGGGGGGGAGTGCCGAGTGGCCCGGGCCTGGGGCCGAGGTCACCTGAAACCCTCCTTCGGGGGGTGAGGCCACACGACACCCTAGGGCCCGGGCCACCCGAAAACCCCTTGGGTCCGGTGCTGCGCGGTCCTCTTCCGCCCGGGGCACCCGGAATCCCCTGGGCCGGGCCGCCCGAAGGCTCCTCCCCGGACTCCCGGGGCCGGTTCCGGTTCCTCCGGGTGCCCGTCCGGCACCGCGCCCCGCGAAGCGCTCAGCTGTCGTAGAACACGCGCTCCATCACCGCCCGGGCGCGGCGGGTGGCCCGGCGGTACTCCTCCACCATCAGCTCGCCCGGACCCGCCTCGCTGTCGTCGGCCCGGTACCCCAAGGCTCCCGCGATCGCGGTGCGCTCCCGCAGATCCGTCGGAATGGAGTCGCCGCCCCTGCCGCGGACCAGGGTGACCGCGCCGCGCACCCGCGACGCCAGCCGCCAGGCCACCTCCAGCGTCGCACCGTCGTCGGGATCCAGCAGGCCGCCGCGCACCGCGGCGTTCAACGCCTGCAACGTCCCCGTGGTGCGCAGCTCCGGAACCGCGTGGGCGTGCCGCAACTGGAGCAGTTGCACCGTCCACTCCACGTCCGAGAGCCCGCCCCGGCCCAGCTTCGTGTGCAGGGTGGGGTCGGCGCCACGCGGCAGCCGCTCGGCCTCCATCCGCGCCTTGAGCCGCCGGATCTCCCGCAGCGCCTGGTCGCTGGGACCGCCCTCGGGGTAGCGGATCGGGTCGATCAGCGCCGTGAACCGCTCACCCAGCCCCGCGTCCCCGGCCACCGGCATCGCACGCAGCAGCGCCTGGCTCTCCCAGCTCGACGCCCAGCGCGTGTAGTAGGCCGCGTAGGAGTCGAAGGTCCGCACCATCGGCCCGCTCTTTCCCTCGGGGCGCAGCGCCGCGTCCAGGCGCACCGGAGGCTCGGCCGCGGGCAGTTCCAGCAGCCGGGCCAGCTCCCGCACGATCGCCCCGGCGGTGGCCGCGGCCTCCGCCGGATCGGCTCCCGGCAGCGGGTCGTGCACGTACATCACGTCCGCGTCGCTGGTGTAGCTCAACTCGTTGCCGCCGAACCGCCCCATCGCGATCACGCACATCCGGGTGCACGGCTCCGCGCCGCGCTGGTGGGCGACCCGCTCGGTCGCCGCCCGCAGCGCCGCGTCGATGGTGACCGACGCGATCGCGGTCAGCGCGTCGCCGACCCCGTCGATGTCGGTCACCCCCAGCAGGTCGGCGGCGGCGGTGCGCAGCAGTTCCCGGCGGCGCAGCGCACGCACCCCGGCCACCTGGTTCTCCGCCGTGTCGTGCCGCCGCAGCGCCGCGTTTGCCTCGGCGATCAGCTCGGCGTCGCGGCGCTGCGCGAGGTCGGCGTCGTCGGCGAGCAGCGCCACCGCCTCCGGCGCGCGCAGCAGCAGGTCGGTGACGTAGCGGCTGGTGCCCAGCAGGTAGGCCATCCGCTCGGCCACCCGGATGTCGTCGCGGAGCAGCCGCAGATACCACGGGGTGGTCCCCAGCGCGTCGCTGACCTGCCGGAACCCCAGAAGTCCGGCGTCGGGGGCGGGCGAGTCGGCGAACCAGCCCAGCATCACCGGCAGCAGGGTGCGCTGGATGGCCGCGCGCCGCGTCACCCCGGAGGTGAGGGCCTCCAGGTGGCGCAGGGCCCCCGCCGGGTCGAGGAAGCCCAGCGCCTCCAGTCGGGTGCGCGCCTGTTCGGGGGAGAGTCGCGCCTCGTCCTCGGGCAGCCGCGCCACCGCCTTGAGCAGCGGCTGGTAGAACAGCTTCTCGTGCAGGCGACGCACCTCACCGGCGCGCCGCCGCCAGGTGGCGGCCAGGTCGGTGACCGGGTTGGCGGTGAAGCCCAGCGACCGGCCCAGACGGCGCAGCTCCTGCTGGCCGCTCTCGGTCCGCGAGTCGGGCAGCAGATGGGTGCGGCGCAGCCGGTGCAGCTGGAGCAGGTGCTCCACGCGGCGTAGGAACCGGTAGGAGTCGGCCATTCCGGCGGCGTCCTGGCGGCCCACGTAGCCGCCCCTGGACAGCGCCTCCAGGGCCTCCAGGGTGTTGCCCGAACGCAGGGAGTCGTCACCGCGGCCGTGGACCAGTTGCAGCAGCTGCACCGCGAACTCGATGTCGCGCAGCCCGCCCCGGCCCAGCTTGAGCTGCCGGTCCACCTCGGTGTGCGGAATGTGCGACTCCACCCGGCGGCGCATCGCCTGCACGTCCTCGACGAAGTTCGGCCGTCCCGCCGCCTGCCACACCATGGGGCTGATCGCCCTGGCGTAGGCCGCTCCCAGTTCGGCGTCCCCGGCGATGGGGCGGGCCTTGAGCAGCGCCTGGAACTCCCAGGTCTTGGCCCAGCGCTCGTAGTAGGCGACGTGACCGGCGAGGGGGCGCACCAGCGGCCCGTTCCTGCCGTCGGGGCGCAGCGCCGCGTCGACCTCCCACAGGGTGCCCTCGGCGTCGGTCTGGCGGGGGATCTCCATCATCGCGGCGGCCAGCCGGGTGGCCGCCTCCAGCGCCGCGTGCTCGTCGGAGAAGCCGTCGGCGGGTTCGGCGACGAAGACCACGTCCACGTCGCTGACGTAGTTGAGTTCCCGGCCGCCGCACTTGCCCATGCCGATCACCGCGAGCCGGCAGCGCGCGGCGTCCTTCGGGAACCGGGCGCGGGCGACGGCCAGCGACCCCTCCAGCACGGCCGCGGCCAGGTCGGCCAGCTCGGTGGCGACCTCCTTCAGGTCCTGCACCCCGGTGAGGTCGCGTCCGGCCAGCCGCAGCACCCGCCGCCGGTAGGCCAGCCGCAGGGCGTGGGTCACCTCGGCCACGTCGAAGGCCGACAGGTCGGCCGTCGGCGCGGGAGAGTTCGGGTCGGCGCCGACCACGTGCAGCAGTCCCGCGCGCAACTCCTCGGCGTCGGGCAGGCGGGCGGCGTCGGCGCCGCGCAGCTCCCTCCAGTCGCCGGGGTGGCGCACCAGGTGGTCGGCGAGCGCGCGGCTGGCGCCCAGCACCCGGATCAGCCGGTCCCGCAGGTCCGCGTCGTCGAGCAGGGCGGTGCGCAGATCCGCCGCCTCCTCGGAGCGTTCCACGATCCTGCCCAGTCCCAGCAGGGCCAGGTCGGGGTCGGCGGACCGGCTGATGGCGTCCACGACCGGCTCGTGCGCGACGGGGTCCAGCCCCGCCTCCGTCAACAACCGCGCCGCGCGCGCCGCGTCGCCGAACCCCCGGCGGGCCAGCGCGCCCACGCTCATTCCCGTGCTGTCCCGAGTCGCCACACGACAACGGTAGCCCGCGCGGGTGCGGCGGGCGGCACCCGAGGGGGACAAACGCGGACCGCCCCGCGCGAAAAGGCGCGTCCACCGGGATGGACACTGGGTGCCGTCGGTTGTCCGTCCGCGTTCTTC is a genomic window containing:
- a CDS encoding purple acid phosphatase family protein; amino-acid sequence: MSSSVRSFRSRPAARAGLLALLGSAVLGTGVVAVPAPAAADPGVAERVTLSPTATPATSQTVTWRTATGVSVSHLEYGAVSGGATVTVEGSSTGTAGGGRYHVATLTGLTPATDYRYRIGDGTSWSDWFEFTTASATAEPFTFLYLGDVQNDITGGAAPTVRAAYAAAPDAALTVHSGDLVNSANSDSEWAEWYAAVGDESATMNHITTPGNHEYSGWSLSGHWNRQFPGAGNGPGDDDLDDTVYYTDFQGVRFVVLNSNYRNAPWFDVTDWLEDQGHWLERVLADNPNRWTVVTFHHPVFANSPSRDNRSLRSEWLDILEEYDVDLVLQGHDHSYGRGNLTAHRTDDPAVQTGPVYVVSVTGPKMYDVSDRNWTANGAEVRVQVADTQTYQVVGVDNDELSYESRTLDGTLVDAFTITKGADGDKRVTDRR
- a CDS encoding LLM class F420-dependent oxidoreductase, yielding MQISMPLNYSGDIRRTVDQVVELEKVGLDTVWVAELYGFDGPTLMGYLAARTERVNIGSAILPLYSRTPTLIAQTAAGLDYLSGGRAVLGLGASGPQVIEGWHGVPYTRPLARTREVIEICRKVWAREAPLTHEGTVFTLPLPPEQGTGLGKPLKIINHPVRDRIPVFVASLGAKNVEMTAEIADGWLPHLFIPEKARDVWGDSLAAGRARRSADLGELQIAAGGMVAIGEGEETKRLLDFARPMIALYVGGMGARGKNFYNSVARRYGYEEAAERIQDLYLSGKKEEAAAAVPEEMVELTNLVGPESYVRERVEAFREAGVTHLNLIPFSDDPVALIEKVRGWL
- the panB gene encoding 3-methyl-2-oxobutanoate hydroxymethyltransferase, encoding MNPTTPTPALYGGTSNRRVTVHDLAAAKQRGERWPMLTAYDALTARIFDEAGIPVLLVGDSAAMVVFGYDSTIPVTIDDMVPLTAAVSRASRRALVVADLTFGSYQAGPEQALASAARLMKEGGAQAVKLEGGHRVTPQVEALVSAGIPVMGHIGLTPQSVNALGGYRVQGRSHEAAEALLSDAKELERAGAFSVVLECVPARLAAEITQQLTIPTIGIGAGPGTDAQVLVWQDMAGLSPRVAKFVKPYADLAAGLRDAAKGFADEVVTGVFPDEQHSYA
- the glnA gene encoding type I glutamate--ammonia ligase — encoded protein: MNRQQEFVLRTLEERDIRFVRLWFTDVLGYLKSVAVAPAELEAAFAEGIGFDGSAIEGFARVHESDMLAQPDPTTFQVLPWRNEPHGTARMYCDILMPDGSPSYADPRNVLKRQLSRASDLGFTFYTHPEIEFYLLKKKPEYGEFPEPNDDGGYFDHTPHNSAHDFRRNAIMMLEDMGISVEFSHHEGGPGQQEIDLRYADALTTADNIMTFRLVMKEVALEQGIYATFMPKPFTEFPGSGMHTHMSLFEGDRNAFYEPGAEYQLSKIGRGFIAGVLRHAAEITAVCNQFVNSYKRLWDNAAASAGAGGEAPAYVCWGHNNRSALVRVPMYKPRKGNSTRIEFRSLDSACNPYLAFAVVLAAGLKGIEEGYELPPGAADDVWALTDAERRALGITPLPQSLDEALRAMENSELVAEALGEHVFDFFLRNKKAEWQAYRRQVTPYELQRYLPTL
- a CDS encoding NAD+ synthase — translated: MAQVNPTVGDLEGNCGIVVEHARRAAEAGAHLVVFPEMMVTGYPVEDLALRRTFVDASIEAVHALAGRLSSEGLGELPVAVGYLSRRRGAATTALGQPVGAPQNAVALLHRGRAVFTSAKHHLPNYGVFDEFRHFVPGDVLPVVRLHGIDTAFVVCEDLWQDGGPVAAVRESGATLLVVLNGSPYERDKGDARLELCARRAREADVALAYVNMVGGQDELVFDGDSLVVDAAGDLVARAPRFEEALLVADLELPGAEGPGMWGAAAEADGITIERHLISDSPLPPYRPLPNPVAPRPDDLGEVYAALVLATRDYVRKNRFPSVILGLSGGIDSALTATIAADALGPERVHGVLMPSRYSSDHSVSDAEELVRRQGINGRTVAVGPMIEAFEKAVEIDGLAAENLQARVRGQLLMTLSNQEGHLVLTTGNKSELASGYSTLYGDSAGGFAPIKDVWKTLVWELARWRNAEAERLGRTPPIPEESITKPPSAELRPGQLDTDSLPDYQILDALLDDYVGTDLGRAELVAAGHHPELVDRVIRMVDRAEYKRRQYPPGPKISKRNFGRDRRLPITNRSTV
- a CDS encoding carbohydrate-binding module family 20 domain-containing protein codes for the protein MGVRRPLAAVLAAVLGFALSLIPLTVAASPAHAAPSGDRDVIVHLFQWRWESVAEECESTLGPNGFGAVQVSPPQEHVVLSGQGYPWWQDYQPVSYRLDQTRRGTRADFVDMVDRCRDAGVKIYVDAIINHMSGTGSIGAGPGSAGSSYSKYDYPGIYQSQHFGDCRRDIANWNDKWEVQNCELVGLSDLDTSSDHVRDRVAAYLNDLVGIGVAGFRLDAAKHVPEADVQAIVSRLDDVHADWGGGKPYVFQEVIADGTIGTGSYTPMGDVTEFQYHRDISHAFDDGNIAHLSGLGGGLTPGDKAVVFVANHDTQRSDPILTHTDGARYDLAQSFMLAHPYGTPKVMSSYTWSGSTDTGPPMSADGTTDPTDCSASRWVCEHRAVAGMVSFRNAVDGHGIGGTVTDGDGRLAFARGSAGYAAFNATGSAWTRTFSTDLPDGTYCDVANGTFVDGVCDAPSYEVSDGRFTASVPANGAVALHVGALGECEDPDGCSSEPPPPGGECSVIDSRFDATVTTWYGQEVHVVGSIPELGSWNPADGLKLNTDGSTYPVWKGQVSLPEGTRFDYKYVKINPDGTVEWENGDNRSAVADDSGGCSRTFTGSWR